A window of the Nitrosococcus wardiae genome harbors these coding sequences:
- the ligA gene encoding NAD-dependent DNA ligase LigA, with protein sequence MTVSTQARERIETLRKLINDYNYNYYVIDNPIVPDSEYDRLMRELQNLEAQYPELVVPDSPTQRVGAEPLEALGEVKHEIPMLSLNNAFSEEELADFHRRVKERLGMEQVEYAAEPKLDGLAVSLLYQEGILVQGATRGDGVTGEDVTHNVRTIPTVSLHLRGEKIPSLLEVRGEVYMPKEGFEQLNREQLAKGEKTFVNPRNAAAGSLRQLDPRIAASRPLAIFCYGVGKVEQGTLPQRHSEILARLEQWGLRIPPQAEVVEGLAGCREYYQRLLKRRDELPYEIDGVVFKVDRFDQRQALGFVARAPRWAVAYKFPAQEELTQILGIEVQVGRTGALTPVARLQPVFVGGVTVSNATLHNEGEIRRKDIRIGDTVYVRRAGDVIPEVVKVVLEHRPSDARLFQMPTQCPICGSEVIKDEGGAIARCSGGLYCPAQRKEAIKHFASRRAMDINGLGDKLVDQLIERELVKDVADLYHLTAEQLAGLERMGQKSAANLMNAIEGSKHTTLSRFLYALGIREVGEATAQVLAEEFGSLEALESASEERLQEVTDIGPIVATHIAAFFRQLYNRQVIQRLREAGVCWSEKEGKRPISQPLSGKTFVLTGALESMTREQAKERLQVLGGKVTSSVSSNTDYLVVGANPGSKLTKAKDLHIALLDEGDFKHLLDKASLP encoded by the coding sequence ATGACAGTGTCGACCCAAGCGAGGGAGCGCATAGAAACGTTACGTAAGTTAATAAATGACTATAACTATAATTACTATGTTATTGATAATCCAATAGTTCCTGATAGCGAATACGACCGCTTGATGCGGGAGTTACAGAATCTGGAAGCCCAATATCCGGAGTTGGTCGTTCCCGATTCGCCCACCCAGCGAGTGGGGGCTGAGCCTCTTGAAGCCCTCGGGGAGGTCAAGCATGAAATCCCCATGTTATCCCTGAACAATGCCTTCAGTGAAGAAGAGCTGGCCGATTTTCATCGGCGGGTCAAAGAGCGCTTAGGGATGGAACAGGTAGAATATGCGGCTGAACCTAAGCTTGATGGCCTTGCCGTTAGTTTGTTGTATCAAGAAGGGATTCTGGTGCAGGGGGCAACCCGGGGCGATGGTGTGACGGGAGAGGATGTCACCCACAACGTTCGAACTATTCCCACCGTATCCCTGCATTTGCGCGGTGAGAAGATTCCTTCCCTGTTGGAAGTCCGCGGTGAAGTGTATATGCCTAAGGAAGGGTTCGAGCAACTTAACCGGGAGCAACTTGCCAAGGGCGAAAAAACCTTTGTGAATCCCCGTAATGCCGCCGCGGGCAGTTTGCGCCAATTGGATCCTCGGATCGCGGCTAGCCGGCCCCTGGCGATATTCTGTTATGGAGTTGGCAAAGTGGAACAGGGGACATTGCCTCAGCGTCATAGCGAGATTTTGGCTCGCCTTGAGCAGTGGGGTTTGCGTATCCCCCCTCAGGCGGAGGTGGTGGAGGGACTAGCGGGTTGCCGAGAGTACTACCAACGGCTATTGAAACGGCGTGATGAGCTCCCCTATGAGATCGATGGCGTGGTATTCAAGGTGGATCGCTTCGATCAACGCCAGGCCTTAGGATTTGTGGCCCGCGCTCCCCGTTGGGCGGTTGCCTACAAATTTCCTGCCCAGGAGGAGTTGACCCAAATCTTGGGTATTGAGGTGCAAGTTGGACGCACCGGGGCACTGACTCCCGTTGCCCGGCTCCAGCCGGTATTTGTAGGCGGTGTCACGGTAAGTAATGCCACCTTGCACAATGAAGGCGAAATCCGGCGTAAAGATATCCGGATTGGTGACACCGTTTATGTGCGCCGGGCCGGGGATGTGATCCCCGAGGTGGTTAAGGTGGTTCTAGAACACCGTCCTTCTGATGCTCGCCTTTTCCAGATGCCTACCCAGTGCCCCATCTGTGGCTCTGAGGTCATCAAAGACGAGGGGGGAGCCATTGCCCGCTGTAGCGGTGGTTTGTACTGTCCGGCCCAACGCAAAGAAGCGATCAAACACTTTGCTTCGCGTCGGGCAATGGATATCAACGGCTTGGGAGACAAGTTGGTGGATCAGCTTATAGAACGTGAGCTGGTTAAGGATGTGGCTGATCTGTACCACCTTACCGCGGAGCAACTTGCTGGCCTAGAGCGCATGGGGCAAAAGTCGGCGGCTAACTTGATGAATGCTATTGAGGGCAGCAAGCACACCACCTTATCACGTTTTCTGTACGCGCTGGGTATTCGTGAGGTGGGAGAAGCCACTGCCCAGGTATTAGCGGAGGAATTTGGTTCCTTGGAAGCTTTGGAAAGCGCCAGTGAAGAGAGGCTTCAGGAGGTGACGGACATTGGCCCGATAGTGGCTACTCATATTGCCGCTTTTTTTCGCCAACTCTACAATCGCCAGGTGATCCAGCGTTTGCGAGAAGCAGGGGTCTGCTGGTCAGAAAAAGAAGGTAAAAGGCCAATTTCCCAGCCCCTTTCCGGTAAGACCTTTGTGTTGACGGGGGCTTTGGAAAGCATGACCCGGGAGCAGGCCAAGGAGCGTTTGCAGGTTCTGGGGGGCAAAGTGACGAGCAGCGTTTCTTCCAATACCGATTATTTGGTCGTCGGTGCTAATCCCGGTTCTAAATTGACAAAAGCAAAAGACCTCCATATCGCCCTCTTAGACGAAGGGGATTTTAAGCATTTGCTCGACAAGGCATCCCTCCCTTAA
- the queF gene encoding preQ(1) synthase: protein MPSQPSRELETFPNPFPERDYTIRIKIPEFTCLCPKTGQPDFATLHLEYVPDRACVELKSLKLYVWSYRDQGAFHEAVTNQILDDLVAACTPRFMRLRAEFNVRGGIYTTVVAEYRQPEWNAPQVVRLP from the coding sequence ATGCCTAGCCAACCGAGTCGAGAACTTGAAACCTTTCCCAACCCCTTCCCGGAACGAGACTATACCATTCGGATCAAAATTCCAGAGTTTACCTGTTTATGTCCGAAAACGGGCCAGCCGGACTTTGCTACCTTGCATCTGGAATATGTCCCCGACCGCGCCTGTGTGGAATTAAAGTCCCTCAAACTTTATGTCTGGTCCTATCGAGACCAAGGCGCCTTCCATGAGGCAGTCACTAACCAAATCCTAGATGATCTGGTCGCTGCCTGTACTCCCCGATTTATGCGCCTTAGGGCTGAATTTAATGTGCGTGGTGGCATCTACACCACCGTGGTGGCTGAATATCGCCAACCCGAGTGGAACGCCCCCCAGGTTGTCCGGTTGCCCTGA
- a CDS encoding esterase/lipase family protein → MTGYFPHPPKKSEAVILLHGIWMKGFCLYPLANRLRAQGYRTVCFSYRSLRDSLNETLVHLHRCIENLEAEAIHFVGHSLGGLLIQQLLERYPEQRPGGVVALGTPFAGSIVARQLYSHQPGRYLLGQIIEEGLLIESAPPWEFTQKLGIIAGVRGLGIGQLIARLPQPNDGTVGVIETKLSGMTDHCLVRTNHTGLLFSPAVAQLTGTFLRYHHFTP, encoded by the coding sequence ATGACAGGCTATTTTCCTCATCCTCCCAAAAAATCGGAAGCGGTCATTTTGCTCCATGGCATCTGGATGAAGGGGTTTTGTCTGTATCCTCTAGCCAACCGCCTTAGAGCACAGGGCTACCGAACCGTCTGTTTCAGTTACCGCTCCCTCCGAGATAGCCTTAATGAAACGCTTGTTCATCTACACCGCTGTATCGAAAATTTAGAGGCAGAAGCCATTCACTTCGTGGGGCACAGCTTGGGAGGGCTTTTAATACAGCAGCTATTAGAAAGATATCCTGAACAACGACCTGGAGGAGTGGTGGCACTTGGTACGCCCTTTGCCGGCAGCATCGTCGCCCGGCAACTTTACAGCCACCAGCCGGGCCGCTATCTTTTAGGACAAATCATCGAAGAGGGATTACTCATTGAAAGCGCCCCTCCCTGGGAATTTACCCAAAAACTAGGAATTATTGCAGGAGTTCGGGGCTTAGGCATCGGCCAACTGATTGCGCGTTTGCCCCAACCCAATGACGGGACGGTAGGCGTTATAGAAACAAAATTGTCGGGGATGACGGATCATTGCCTGGTCAGGACTAATCACACGGGGTTATTATTCTCCCCTGCCGTGGCACAGCTTACCGGGACTTTTTTACGCTATCATCATTTTACCCCCTAA
- a CDS encoding DUF1134 domain-containing protein — MVKFWRLILLAVFLVACGTVGATEKQDEAEDETYSEETIIDAASEFFGKTTKALAQAIEKVFKEQGRPNGYITGTEGSGAIGIGLRYGEGILHTKRKGTKKVYWQGPSVGFDFGGNLSKVFTLVYHLKDTDDLFQRIPGVDGSLYLVGGVSVNYQQTGDLILAPIRTGLGWRAGASIGYVHYTRKKSWIPF; from the coding sequence ATGGTCAAATTTTGGCGTTTAATTTTATTAGCAGTATTTTTAGTGGCTTGCGGGACAGTGGGCGCAACTGAAAAGCAAGACGAGGCAGAGGATGAGACTTATTCAGAAGAGACAATTATTGATGCGGCCTCGGAATTTTTTGGTAAAACCACGAAGGCCCTTGCCCAAGCTATAGAGAAAGTATTCAAAGAACAGGGTCGTCCCAATGGCTATATTACGGGGACGGAGGGTAGCGGCGCTATTGGTATAGGGCTGCGTTATGGTGAAGGGATTTTGCATACCAAAAGAAAGGGGACAAAAAAAGTCTATTGGCAAGGTCCCTCGGTGGGGTTTGATTTTGGCGGCAACCTTTCCAAGGTTTTTACCTTGGTTTATCATCTCAAAGATACTGATGATCTTTTTCAACGGATTCCCGGGGTAGACGGAAGCCTTTATCTGGTGGGAGGGGTTAGCGTCAATTACCAACAAACCGGCGATCTTATTCTCGCCCCAATTCGTACGGGCTTAGGTTGGCGTGCCGGTGCTAGCATAGGTTATGTCCACTACACCCGCAAGAAGTCCTGGATTCCTTTTTAA
- a CDS encoding Slp family lipoprotein, whose protein sequence is MLWRISLAFIFLALGACASQVPVMIRQPPPESPSLNAVQEDIAHYQGSIVRWGGTIASIQNKAETTIIEIVARELGNDGRPKETDFSPGRFWAQVEGFLEPVIYQKGRGMTVYGSVEKLVEGQIGEYPYLFPLVQVRTYHLWEPREARYYYPYPYYYPYSYYPYHFYPFWYYW, encoded by the coding sequence ATGCTGTGGAGAATAAGTCTTGCCTTTATTTTCCTAGCCCTTGGGGCTTGCGCTAGCCAAGTCCCTGTGATGATTCGGCAACCACCTCCGGAAAGCCCGAGCCTCAACGCAGTTCAAGAAGATATTGCCCATTACCAAGGAAGCATTGTACGCTGGGGGGGAACCATTGCCAGTATTCAGAACAAAGCAGAAACCACGATAATAGAAATTGTCGCCCGGGAATTGGGCAATGACGGGCGGCCAAAAGAGACAGATTTTAGCCCTGGACGGTTTTGGGCCCAGGTAGAGGGTTTCTTAGAACCGGTGATTTATCAGAAAGGGCGAGGGATGACAGTTTATGGTTCTGTGGAGAAGCTTGTCGAAGGTCAAATTGGAGAATACCCTTATTTGTTTCCCCTGGTGCAAGTGAGAACCTATCATTTGTGGGAGCCTAGAGAGGCGAGATATTATTATCCTTATCCTTATTATTATCCCTATTCTTACTATCCCTATCATTTTTATCCTTTCTGGTATTATTGGTAG
- a CDS encoding (2Fe-2S)-binding protein: MYVCICRAVTDKQLQEAILQGTNNLRDLRRQLGVVSSCGKCGRCVREILQQCQQAATAEVSSAV, from the coding sequence ATGTATGTGTGTATATGTCGTGCCGTTACCGATAAGCAATTGCAAGAAGCAATTTTGCAGGGCACTAATAATCTTCGTGATTTAAGGCGCCAACTAGGTGTGGTGAGTAGCTGTGGCAAGTGTGGTCGTTGTGTACGGGAGATTCTACAACAGTGCCAGCAAGCGGCTACTGCTGAAGTCAGTAGTGCGGTGTGA
- the zipA gene encoding cell division protein ZipA: MNDLRLALLAVGVLVLVVVYLYSQWEAKRKGIRDQELGRRRMPTLGAYEEGLEAPAGSTEPPQEVKISPQEPEASPTSQPPGGSQESRGPEEEFLEDLDGLATLVEETKEDHPEKIPERTEVMSTKEAKKSRFALPKKWFKTKSQSESQSPPPPPETLGPELIIVLTVVARGKSMFRGTDIVQVLEGKGLRHGEMNIYHAYSPGGRAVFSVANIMEPGSFDLEQMDHFSSPGLTLFLRLPGPAGGFAAFDAMLETAELLAEKLNGEVRDERRNVLTTQAIEQIRERILAFNRTRRSMGV, encoded by the coding sequence ATGAATGATCTACGCCTGGCGTTGCTTGCAGTCGGTGTTTTAGTCCTTGTTGTGGTTTACCTTTATAGCCAATGGGAAGCTAAACGGAAAGGAATTCGCGATCAGGAACTCGGGCGTAGACGCATGCCAACACTGGGTGCCTATGAGGAGGGTTTAGAGGCTCCAGCAGGGTCTACCGAACCCCCTCAAGAGGTTAAGATTTCGCCCCAGGAACCTGAGGCTAGTCCAACTTCTCAACCCCCGGGGGGAAGCCAAGAGTCGAGAGGACCAGAAGAGGAATTTTTGGAGGATCTGGATGGTTTGGCTACCCTAGTAGAGGAAACTAAAGAGGACCATCCTGAGAAAATACCGGAGCGCACTGAGGTTATGTCAACTAAGGAAGCTAAAAAAAGCCGGTTTGCCCTACCGAAAAAGTGGTTCAAAACAAAATCCCAATCTGAATCGCAATCTCCTCCGCCCCCGCCTGAGACTTTGGGGCCTGAGCTTATCATCGTACTGACGGTAGTAGCGCGGGGAAAGAGTATGTTTCGAGGCACCGATATCGTCCAGGTCTTGGAGGGCAAGGGGCTTCGGCATGGAGAAATGAATATTTATCATGCTTACTCGCCTGGAGGGCGAGCCGTATTTAGTGTGGCCAACATCATGGAGCCGGGATCCTTTGATTTGGAGCAGATGGACCATTTTTCCTCTCCCGGGCTTACTTTGTTTTTGCGTTTGCCTGGACCGGCAGGCGGTTTTGCCGCCTTCGATGCCATGTTGGAGACGGCCGAGCTGTTGGCTGAAAAGCTCAATGGAGAAGTCCGAGATGAACGGCGGAATGTACTGACCACCCAGGCAATTGAGCAGATACGAGAGCGTATTCTGGCCTTTAATCGGACCCGCCGCTCCATGGGCGTGTGA
- a CDS encoding secondary thiamine-phosphate synthase enzyme YjbQ, producing the protein MIIQERLEITAPGRGTVEITDQVQRIVTSSGIKTGLCHVFIHHTSASLMLCENADPAVRHDLEAYLSRLVPDGDPLFTHRQEGADDMAAHVRTVLTHSELNLPVTDGRCALGTWQGVYVWEHRFSGQRRRVTVTVYGE; encoded by the coding sequence ATGATAATCCAGGAAAGGTTAGAGATAACGGCGCCAGGTCGTGGAACGGTGGAAATCACCGACCAGGTGCAACGTATCGTTACGAGTAGCGGTATCAAGACGGGCTTGTGTCATGTCTTTATTCATCACACTAGTGCTTCATTGATGCTTTGTGAAAATGCGGATCCGGCTGTGCGGCATGACTTGGAGGCCTATTTAAGTCGCCTTGTGCCTGATGGCGATCCCTTGTTTACCCATAGGCAAGAAGGCGCAGATGATATGGCTGCCCACGTGCGCACGGTCCTGACCCACTCAGAACTCAATCTGCCGGTCACGGATGGCCGTTGTGCCCTGGGTACGTGGCAGGGGGTTTATGTTTGGGAACACCGTTTCTCAGGCCAACGGCGGCGGGTCACGGTGACCGTGTATGGAGAGTAG
- a CDS encoding DUF5658 family protein produces the protein MSYVIAKKTNIHFNRRSSQERRSTSLPHFNYWGCRGRRGQIRRQEDLIGVYLDKYPAQLLWLTVVILGLCFMDAILTLSLLQRGAVEINPFMAMLMNMSTHLFAGVKMAITTLSLVWLVIHHNFMVLGLFRVQSLIYAFLLLYLGLVAYESFLLLIEPLFG, from the coding sequence ATGAGTTATGTCATTGCTAAAAAAACTAATATCCATTTCAATCGCCGCAGTAGCCAGGAGCGTCGTTCCACTTCGCTCCCCCACTTTAATTACTGGGGATGCCGGGGGCGCCGTGGTCAGATTAGGCGGCAAGAGGATCTCATTGGGGTTTATCTGGACAAATATCCAGCCCAGCTGTTATGGCTCACCGTGGTGATCTTAGGCTTGTGTTTTATGGATGCGATTCTCACCTTATCTTTGCTCCAGCGAGGTGCGGTGGAGATCAATCCGTTTATGGCTATGTTGATGAACATGAGCACTCACCTCTTTGCGGGAGTGAAAATGGCGATTACCACGCTCAGTCTAGTATGGTTGGTAATACATCACAATTTTATGGTGTTAGGTCTCTTTCGCGTGCAATCGCTTATTTATGCTTTTCTGCTGCTCTATTTAGGGCTGGTGGCTTATGAAAGCTTTTTATTGCTGATCGAACCTTTATTTGGCTGA
- the smc gene encoding chromosome segregation protein SMC, giving the protein MRLKKIKLAGFKSFVDPTSLPLPSNRVAIVGPNGCGKSNVIDAVRWVMGESSAKHLRGDSMADVIFNGSTSRKPVGQCSVELVFDNSEGSLGGQYATYNEIAIKRQVSRDGQSHYFLNNARCRRRDITDIFLGTGLGPRSYAIIEQGMISRLIEAKPEELRVFLEEAAGISKYKERRRETENRMQHTTENLNRINDLREEIGRQLNTLQRQAKNAEKYQELRRLEREIKAQIQALRWQALDEEGRKQNQDIERKETLLEGRVADLRQVEARLEQQRDALHQARDKAAEIQETYYSQGTEIARLEQQLHHEREQWAQHQQEQEQIEHQLAQVQQTQEEKRALIAQTQQALVSHAESQAGAQQQWQAAQQWLETTEASMQDWQVNWESFNQRAAEPTQRAQVERSRQQQLARQQQQLQQRRARLEEETHQLGQNDDGEGVDELREERFILEQQVAQQQEALARSTAQISEHREQEKQLSRKLHSQQGHLHHLQGHLTSLRSLQQAALGRGKDGVGAWLEQQGLAESSRLAEVLRVEPGWEQAVERALGVYLEAVCVAGLEPLTHKVLNLEAGSLILFDTAASAQANRAEAGVPLLSKLQAPWPLDSLLGGIYAVETLAEAFALRARLAPGESVITRDGVWLSSCWLSLVRESDEKSGVLARGREIENLQQEVAQCQQEVESLEEQLEGVRSRLHALEGEREQHQDATHQLQQKLGEHQSALARAEAQQEQQRLRRRRVEEELEELQFYLAENEQERQLAEEQLQEALIDMENLAEERERLVAERDRLRAAVEQVRTEAGAAKDTLHRLEMEGQTLQVTLESAQEATAQARREYSKLIQRREMLEAALASGQGPLQELQARLETHLQQRMRIEHQLNQAREQVTTLEAELQAREEEQRQIGKAIEEQRTALERLRVDGQAIQVRAQTLREQLHEDGFNPEQILGNMPAGSELTALEGECERIAQRIQRLGAINLAAIDEYRVQAEREQYLDSQYTDLTEALQTLENAIQRIDRETRSRFRDTFDKVNGGLQTLFPKLFGGGKAYLELNDDDLLNTGVKIMARPPGKRNSTIHLLSGGEKALTAIALVFAIFQLNPAPFCMLDEVDAPLDDANVGRFCELVKEMSEKVQFIMVTHNKTTMEMGHQLTGVTMHEPGVSRLVAVDVDEAVQLAAV; this is encoded by the coding sequence ATGCGCCTAAAGAAAATCAAGCTCGCTGGCTTTAAATCGTTTGTCGATCCCACCAGTTTACCCTTGCCCAGTAACCGTGTAGCCATTGTGGGTCCCAATGGCTGCGGCAAGTCCAATGTGATTGATGCCGTGCGTTGGGTGATGGGGGAAAGTTCAGCCAAGCACTTGCGCGGCGATTCCATGGCTGATGTGATTTTTAATGGTTCGACTTCCCGTAAACCGGTAGGTCAGTGCTCCGTGGAACTGGTGTTTGATAATAGTGAGGGGAGCCTAGGCGGGCAATATGCCACTTACAATGAGATTGCCATCAAGCGGCAGGTTAGTCGAGACGGCCAGTCCCATTATTTTCTTAATAATGCCCGCTGTCGCCGCCGTGATATTACCGATATTTTTCTGGGGACCGGCCTGGGGCCACGGAGTTATGCCATTATTGAACAGGGCATGATCTCTCGTCTTATCGAGGCTAAGCCTGAGGAGCTGCGTGTTTTTCTGGAAGAAGCCGCGGGGATTTCCAAATACAAGGAGCGCCGGCGGGAGACTGAAAACCGCATGCAGCATACCACAGAAAATCTTAATCGCATTAATGATTTAAGAGAGGAAATTGGAAGGCAGCTCAATACTTTGCAGCGCCAAGCAAAAAATGCAGAAAAGTATCAAGAACTTAGGCGGTTAGAACGGGAAATCAAAGCTCAAATTCAGGCCCTGCGTTGGCAGGCATTGGATGAGGAAGGACGCAAACAAAACCAGGACATTGAGCGAAAAGAGACTCTCTTGGAGGGGCGCGTAGCGGATCTGCGGCAAGTAGAAGCCCGCTTAGAACAGCAGCGAGACGCGCTCCATCAAGCTCGGGATAAGGCGGCTGAAATTCAGGAGACCTACTATAGTCAGGGGACCGAGATTGCCCGATTGGAACAGCAACTTCACCATGAACGGGAGCAGTGGGCGCAGCACCAGCAGGAGCAGGAGCAGATAGAGCATCAGTTGGCACAGGTGCAACAGACTCAAGAGGAAAAGCGAGCGCTGATTGCACAGACTCAGCAAGCCCTGGTCAGCCATGCGGAATCCCAGGCAGGGGCACAGCAACAATGGCAGGCCGCCCAGCAATGGTTGGAGACTACGGAAGCCTCCATGCAGGATTGGCAGGTGAATTGGGAAAGTTTTAACCAGCGGGCAGCAGAGCCGACCCAGAGGGCCCAAGTGGAGCGTAGCCGACAACAGCAGCTAGCACGACAGCAACAGCAACTGCAACAACGCCGGGCCCGCCTTGAAGAGGAGACCCATCAACTGGGCCAGAATGATGATGGGGAGGGGGTGGATGAGTTACGAGAAGAGCGGTTTATCCTAGAGCAACAAGTGGCCCAGCAGCAGGAAGCGCTTGCCCGTTCTACTGCGCAGATTTCCGAGCATCGAGAGCAAGAGAAGCAACTTTCTAGGAAACTCCATAGCCAGCAAGGACATTTGCACCATTTACAGGGCCATTTGACCTCTTTGCGGTCGCTACAGCAGGCTGCCCTTGGCCGCGGCAAGGACGGAGTTGGTGCCTGGTTAGAGCAACAGGGCTTGGCGGAGAGTTCCCGCTTGGCAGAGGTCCTGAGGGTTGAGCCGGGATGGGAGCAAGCGGTAGAGCGGGCTTTGGGAGTGTACCTGGAAGCTGTTTGCGTGGCAGGCTTGGAGCCCTTGACCCATAAGGTTCTGAATTTAGAAGCTGGCTCTCTTATCCTGTTTGACACAGCCGCTTCAGCCCAGGCCAACCGAGCGGAGGCGGGAGTCCCCTTGTTAAGCAAGCTCCAGGCTCCATGGCCTTTGGATTCCTTACTGGGGGGAATTTACGCGGTGGAAACCCTGGCCGAGGCATTTGCTTTGCGGGCCCGCCTTGCTCCGGGGGAATCGGTCATCACCCGCGACGGCGTTTGGCTTAGCTCCTGCTGGTTAAGCTTGGTCCGAGAGAGCGATGAGAAGTCAGGGGTGCTGGCCAGGGGGCGGGAGATAGAGAATTTGCAACAGGAAGTTGCCCAATGCCAGCAGGAGGTGGAGAGCCTTGAGGAACAGTTAGAGGGCGTCCGTAGTCGTCTTCATGCCTTAGAGGGCGAACGGGAGCAGCATCAAGATGCAACGCACCAGTTGCAACAGAAACTAGGAGAGCACCAGTCCGCCTTGGCACGGGCGGAGGCCCAGCAGGAACAGCAGCGTCTTCGCCGGAGGCGGGTGGAGGAGGAACTAGAAGAGCTTCAGTTCTATTTGGCTGAAAATGAACAAGAGCGGCAACTAGCCGAAGAACAGCTCCAAGAAGCGCTGATAGACATGGAAAACCTTGCCGAGGAGCGAGAACGGCTGGTGGCGGAGCGGGATCGGCTGCGGGCGGCGGTGGAGCAAGTTCGCACTGAGGCGGGGGCAGCAAAAGATACCCTCCATCGATTGGAAATGGAAGGGCAGACTCTCCAGGTGACCTTGGAATCGGCCCAGGAAGCCACTGCTCAGGCCCGTCGGGAGTACAGCAAGCTGATCCAGCGTCGGGAAATGTTGGAAGCCGCTCTGGCGAGTGGCCAAGGGCCCCTGCAGGAACTGCAAGCTAGGCTGGAGACCCACTTGCAACAGCGGATGAGGATCGAGCATCAGTTAAACCAGGCGCGGGAGCAGGTAACTACCCTGGAAGCCGAGTTGCAAGCCAGGGAAGAGGAGCAGCGCCAAATTGGAAAAGCCATCGAGGAGCAGCGAACCGCTTTGGAGCGGCTCCGCGTTGATGGACAAGCGATTCAGGTGCGGGCACAGACTCTGAGAGAACAATTGCACGAAGACGGCTTTAACCCTGAGCAAATATTAGGGAATATGCCTGCAGGCAGTGAACTGACTGCCCTGGAAGGAGAATGCGAGCGCATTGCCCAGCGCATTCAGCGCCTAGGTGCCATTAATCTGGCCGCTATTGATGAATACCGGGTTCAAGCGGAGCGGGAACAATACTTGGACTCTCAATATACCGATTTAACTGAAGCGCTGCAAACCCTAGAAAATGCCATTCAGCGCATTGACCGTGAAACCCGCAGCCGTTTCCGGGACACCTTTGATAAGGTCAATGGCGGTTTGCAAACCCTATTTCCCAAGCTTTTTGGGGGGGGGAAAGCCTACTTAGAATTAAATGATGATGATTTGTTAAACACGGGTGTTAAGATCATGGCGCGCCCTCCCGGTAAACGAAACAGTACTATCCATTTGCTTTCAGGGGGAGAGAAGGCGCTGACTGCAATAGCGCTGGTATTTGCTATTTTTCAACTCAATCCTGCGCCCTTTTGCATGTTAGATGAGGTGGATGCCCCTCTTGACGATGCCAATGTGGGGCGCTTTTGTGAATTGGTGAAGGAAATGTCAGAAAAGGTGCAATTTATTATGGTGACTCATAACAAGACTACCATGGAGATGGGGCACCAGCTGACGGGAGTAACCATGCATGAGCCTGGCGTCTCACGCTTGGTTGCGGTGGATGTGGATGAAGCCGTGCAACTAGCGGCCGTTTAG